Proteins co-encoded in one Kutzneria chonburiensis genomic window:
- a CDS encoding HEAT repeat domain-containing protein: MGDILDDVDWSKLRHLNGTATDLPELLRACASRNPDTALAAIGELYDKLHHEGWEVTSAGAAALPWLAELATTFTTRHRKRVVELLEYQARAAMESPSGMVAEGWWPALDVARPKLLALLDDQDPVVRRKATLLVADGIHHPEAIAALRHRLAVENDRVTKADVVLALGAAYSWSGDEGAHADLIALLRDEDLQYRLAAVHALANTHPAVAAENVESVVKALMDSGVALWALSEWIDGEPSVMVNYTRHLLVGHPAAAAVLESAFDRRAARLAEDRARAEVVLPREIAPDLAARAATVANAVRVFSEWRKADAVLPLVGACLDDDDPTVRYRAAALLACLGRQAAQYVDQLLALSSDSTPYDQWKGITVGDAAVWALARQGHPGCLPALVERLSGDRLGFDVAHAYFGREVHRLAQPALSDILIPLRDNADVLLGPVVARRDRPFAPQLCEIVAAWESAEALPVLVDMLAEGKLRPLAAKAIGAIGVDAAGAADALRANASEPAVAWALWRTGVDRDRGIAELTGQVKDAATLALVADLGADAAGCVDAVRELAESADDRVRVEAVHALWRITGERRTAVLADLAEPSRPGQISAAGIVALRHLAAMGEPDDRVQAIARSIVDSARRIACHGGWRAFTEDEEIRAVATKILG; encoded by the coding sequence ATGGGGGACATCCTCGACGACGTCGACTGGTCGAAGCTCAGACACCTCAACGGCACCGCGACCGATCTGCCGGAGTTGCTGCGGGCCTGCGCCAGCCGGAATCCGGACACGGCGCTGGCCGCGATCGGCGAGTTGTACGACAAGCTGCACCACGAGGGCTGGGAAGTCACCTCGGCGGGGGCGGCGGCGCTGCCGTGGCTGGCCGAGCTGGCCACCACCTTCACCACGCGCCACCGGAAACGCGTGGTCGAGCTGCTCGAGTACCAGGCTCGTGCGGCCATGGAGTCGCCGTCGGGCATGGTGGCCGAGGGCTGGTGGCCGGCCCTGGACGTGGCGCGGCCGAAGTTGTTGGCCCTGCTGGACGATCAGGATCCGGTGGTGCGGCGGAAGGCCACGCTGCTGGTGGCCGACGGTATCCATCATCCGGAGGCGATCGCCGCGCTGCGGCACCGGCTGGCGGTCGAGAACGACCGGGTGACCAAGGCCGACGTCGTGCTGGCCCTCGGTGCGGCGTATTCGTGGTCGGGGGATGAGGGTGCGCACGCCGATCTCATCGCGCTGCTGCGGGACGAGGACCTCCAGTACCGGCTGGCCGCCGTGCACGCGCTGGCCAACACGCACCCGGCTGTCGCCGCCGAGAACGTCGAATCCGTGGTCAAGGCGCTGATGGACTCGGGGGTGGCGCTGTGGGCGCTGTCCGAGTGGATCGACGGCGAGCCGTCCGTGATGGTGAACTACACGCGGCACCTGTTGGTCGGCCATCCCGCCGCCGCGGCGGTGCTGGAGTCCGCTTTCGACCGCCGCGCCGCCCGGTTGGCGGAGGATCGCGCGCGGGCCGAAGTGGTGCTCCCGCGCGAGATTGCACCGGATCTGGCCGCGCGGGCAGCGACAGTGGCCAACGCCGTGCGGGTGTTCAGCGAGTGGCGCAAGGCCGATGCGGTCCTGCCGCTCGTGGGGGCATGCCTCGACGACGATGACCCCACGGTCCGTTATCGCGCGGCGGCGCTGCTGGCCTGTCTTGGCCGGCAGGCCGCGCAGTACGTTGACCAGTTGTTGGCGCTGAGCAGCGATTCGACGCCGTACGACCAGTGGAAGGGCATCACTGTCGGCGACGCCGCGGTGTGGGCGTTGGCCCGGCAGGGACATCCGGGCTGTCTACCGGCACTCGTGGAGCGGCTGTCCGGGGACCGGCTGGGGTTCGACGTGGCCCATGCGTACTTCGGGCGGGAGGTGCACCGGCTGGCCCAACCCGCCCTGAGCGATATTCTGATTCCGTTGCGGGACAACGCTGACGTGTTGCTGGGGCCGGTGGTTGCGCGGCGCGATCGGCCCTTTGCCCCGCAGCTGTGCGAGATCGTGGCCGCGTGGGAATCGGCGGAAGCACTGCCGGTGCTGGTGGACATGTTGGCGGAGGGCAAGCTGCGGCCGTTGGCGGCGAAGGCGATCGGGGCGATCGGCGTCGATGCCGCGGGTGCAGCGGATGCGTTGCGGGCCAATGCTTCTGAGCCGGCGGTGGCGTGGGCGCTCTGGCGCACCGGGGTCGATCGGGATCGCGGCATCGCCGAGCTCACCGGGCAGGTGAAAGACGCGGCGACGCTGGCGTTGGTGGCTGATCTTGGTGCCGATGCGGCGGGATGTGTTGACGCCGTAAGGGAGTTGGCCGAATCGGCGGACGATCGGGTTCGGGTCGAGGCGGTTCACGCCCTGTGGCGGATTACGGGTGAACGGCGCACAGCGGTGCTGGCCGACCTGGCGGAGCCGTCGCGGCCGGGGCAGATCTCGGCGGCGGGGATTGTCGCGCTGCGACACCTTGCGGCGATGGGGGAGCCGGACGATCGGGTTCAAGCGATCGCACGATCCATTGTGGACAGTGCGAGGAGGATTGCCTGTCACGGCGGCTGGCGGGCCTTCACGGAGGACGAGGAAATCCGGGCCGTGGCAACGAAAATTCTGGGCTGA
- a CDS encoding alpha/beta hydrolase, translating into MPFTLRRRIGAVAAALACGLGLVPATATATADGSDVLADRAPTPTLTWSDCADGFQCATAGVPLDYANPYGSKIDLALIKLPASDPTHRIGTLFVNFGGPGPSGVDRLRQRAKWPWLFSDELRSRFDLVSWDPRAVSHSTAVRCFTTSAEQQQYFASFPEMPGDPSGEAAFYRASKDLADRCQQQAGALLPYMNSVNTARDIDLLRRAVGDAKLTYHGISYGTHIGAIYANLFPARVRALVMDGTMDFQGSATGHGNAGSTLPVDTRQDVATGIAETFESFLTQCAAAGPNCAFSDGDVHAKWRTLADRARQHPITVTNADGTTSTFSYSAVVNLAGDLAKPENWKDNAVVLQQLYVASGVTSFAAKPKGEPYLGNSAEAFNAIQCGDSTVPTSESTYSALAVSEDQRVPYFGRIGVFDMMSCAYWPQRAVQPYRGPWNRVTAAPILVINSRFDPSTPLKGAKDGIAELSRARLLVVEGSGHSTMYVHSTCAEKAKRAYLISGVLPAEGTTCPIDQKPF; encoded by the coding sequence GTGCCTTTTACCCTGAGGCGACGCATCGGGGCCGTCGCTGCGGCGCTGGCCTGCGGTCTCGGCCTGGTGCCGGCGACGGCCACCGCCACCGCGGACGGCTCCGACGTGCTGGCCGACCGCGCGCCGACACCGACGCTGACCTGGTCCGACTGCGCCGACGGCTTCCAGTGCGCCACCGCCGGTGTGCCGCTGGACTACGCCAACCCGTACGGCTCGAAGATCGACCTCGCCCTGATCAAGCTGCCGGCGAGCGACCCGACGCACCGGATCGGCACGCTGTTCGTCAACTTCGGCGGGCCCGGACCGTCCGGTGTGGACAGACTGCGGCAGCGGGCCAAGTGGCCCTGGCTGTTCTCCGACGAGCTGCGCTCCCGGTTCGACCTGGTGTCGTGGGATCCGCGGGCAGTCAGCCACAGCACCGCGGTGCGCTGCTTCACGACCAGCGCCGAGCAGCAGCAGTATTTCGCGTCGTTCCCGGAGATGCCTGGTGATCCCAGCGGCGAGGCCGCCTTCTACCGTGCCTCCAAGGATCTCGCCGACCGCTGCCAGCAGCAGGCCGGCGCGCTGCTGCCGTACATGAACAGCGTCAACACCGCCCGTGACATCGACCTGCTGCGGCGGGCCGTCGGTGACGCCAAGCTGACCTATCACGGCATCTCGTACGGCACCCACATCGGCGCGATCTACGCAAACCTGTTCCCCGCAAGGGTTCGCGCGCTGGTGATGGACGGCACGATGGACTTCCAGGGCAGCGCCACCGGGCACGGCAACGCCGGCAGCACGCTGCCGGTGGACACCCGGCAGGACGTGGCCACCGGGATCGCCGAGACCTTCGAGTCTTTCCTCACCCAGTGCGCCGCCGCCGGGCCGAACTGCGCCTTCTCCGACGGCGACGTGCACGCCAAGTGGCGCACGCTGGCCGATCGGGCCCGGCAGCACCCGATCACCGTGACCAATGCCGATGGCACGACCAGCACCTTCAGCTACTCGGCGGTGGTCAACCTGGCCGGCGATCTGGCCAAGCCGGAGAACTGGAAGGACAATGCCGTTGTGCTGCAACAGTTGTACGTGGCCAGCGGCGTGACGTCGTTCGCCGCCAAGCCGAAGGGCGAGCCGTACCTGGGCAATTCCGCCGAGGCGTTCAACGCCATCCAGTGCGGCGACAGCACCGTGCCCACTTCGGAGTCGACCTACAGCGCGCTGGCGGTCAGCGAGGACCAGCGGGTGCCGTACTTCGGCCGGATCGGCGTGTTCGACATGATGTCCTGCGCCTATTGGCCGCAGCGGGCCGTGCAGCCCTACCGGGGTCCGTGGAACCGAGTCACCGCCGCGCCGATCTTGGTGATCAACAGCCGGTTCGACCCGTCGACACCGTTGAAGGGCGCCAAGGACGGCATCGCCGAGCTGTCCCGGGCGCGGCTGTTGGTGGTCGAGGGCTCCGGCCACAGCACCATGTACGTGCACAGCACCTGCGCCGAGAAGGCCAAGCGCGCCTACCTGATCTCCGGCGTGCTGCCGGCCGAGGGCACCACCTGCCCGATCGACCAGAAGCCGTTCTGA
- a CDS encoding ROK family protein — translation MPVLEVGGTHVTAALVADAAVETAARLPLPADGSATEILDGIAAAATTLDVRPGTRWGVAVPGPFDYAAGIGLFHDVGKFDALYGVDVGAELGRRLPSPTLRFLNDADAFGIGEYVSGAAAGHSRAVCLTLGTGVGSAFLDRGMPVNDGPLVPPDGSAHLLQFQGRPLEETVSRRAIRAAYETDGPDVHVIAERARGGDGHAKSVLDNAFRALGTTIWPWLTTFDATVVVVGGSIAASWDLVEGPLRVGLPAGVELRPASRPADAALLGAAWWATISQGVPAQ, via the coding sequence GTGCCCGTGCTGGAAGTCGGCGGCACACATGTCACGGCCGCGCTGGTCGCCGACGCGGCGGTGGAGACCGCCGCGCGGCTGCCGCTGCCGGCCGACGGCAGCGCGACGGAGATCCTCGACGGCATTGCCGCCGCGGCAACCACGCTGGACGTCCGGCCCGGGACGCGGTGGGGTGTCGCGGTGCCGGGGCCGTTCGACTACGCCGCGGGCATCGGCCTGTTCCACGACGTCGGCAAGTTCGACGCGCTGTATGGCGTGGACGTCGGGGCCGAGCTGGGCCGCCGGCTGCCGTCGCCGACGCTGCGTTTCCTCAACGACGCCGACGCGTTCGGCATCGGCGAGTACGTTTCCGGTGCGGCAGCGGGACATTCGCGCGCGGTGTGCCTCACGCTGGGCACCGGCGTCGGTTCGGCGTTCCTCGACCGCGGCATGCCGGTGAACGACGGCCCGCTGGTGCCGCCGGACGGCAGTGCGCACCTGTTGCAGTTCCAGGGGCGACCGCTGGAGGAAACCGTGTCGCGGCGGGCAATCCGCGCTGCCTACGAGACCGACGGCCCGGACGTGCACGTCATCGCGGAACGGGCCCGTGGCGGCGATGGTCACGCGAAGTCGGTGCTGGACAACGCCTTTCGCGCCCTCGGTACGACGATCTGGCCGTGGCTCACCACGTTCGACGCGACGGTGGTGGTCGTCGGCGGGTCCATCGCGGCGTCCTGGGATCTGGTCGAGGGGCCGTTGCGTGTCGGCCTGCCGGCCGGGGTCGAGCTACGGCCGGCCAGCCGACCGGCCGACGCCGCCCTGCTCGGGGCGGCCTGGTGGGCAACGATTTCCCAGGGAGTGCCGGCGCAGTGA
- a CDS encoding HD domain-containing protein, producing MSEVIAGVEVPDTAAVAEATRLIEQTTSPLIYHHSRRVFLFAQIHASRLGIEPDPELLCLAALFHDTGLTTPFSDVEQRFEVDGADHGRKFLLEHGFSAEAADTVWTAIALHTTPGIPHRMGPEIASLYLGVATDVIGVGLDALDPSQVAEILAEHPRGDFKNEFLAAYVAGQKHRPDSTYGTINADVLEHFVPGFQRVRTVERMLGSAWPS from the coding sequence ATGTCAGAGGTCATCGCGGGTGTGGAGGTTCCCGACACCGCGGCCGTCGCCGAGGCGACCCGGCTCATCGAGCAGACGACCAGCCCGCTCATCTACCACCACTCGCGCCGCGTATTCCTGTTTGCCCAGATCCACGCCAGCCGCCTCGGCATCGAGCCGGACCCGGAACTGCTCTGTCTGGCCGCCCTGTTCCACGACACCGGGTTGACCACACCCTTTTCCGACGTGGAGCAGCGGTTCGAGGTCGACGGCGCCGATCACGGGCGGAAGTTCCTGTTGGAGCATGGTTTCTCCGCCGAGGCGGCCGACACCGTGTGGACGGCGATCGCCCTGCACACGACTCCGGGAATTCCGCACCGGATGGGTCCGGAGATCGCCAGTCTGTATCTCGGTGTCGCCACCGACGTGATCGGTGTCGGCTTGGATGCGTTGGACCCGTCTCAGGTGGCGGAAATCCTCGCCGAGCACCCGCGCGGCGATTTCAAGAACGAGTTCCTGGCCGCCTATGTCGCCGGCCAGAAGCACCGGCCGGACAGCACGTACGGCACCATCAACGCCGATGTGCTCGAGCACTTCGTCCCGGGTTTTCAGCGCGTTCGGACGGTCGAGCGTATGCTCGGCTCGGCCTGGCCGAGCTGA
- a CDS encoding GlxA family transcriptional regulator, which translates to MTVPVSQRLIVFLVYDGVTLLDVAGPAEVFKEANRYGADYRIALVSPTGDGVTSNLGFGISVDGAVGDLEPDTYLVPGSARFPRTPMPGELADAAKVPAAKARRIASICTGAFILAAAGLLAGKRATTHWKVTRELAARCPTCHVEPDAIYVRDGSTYSSAGITAGIDLALALVEEDHGPDLTRDVARGLVVYLQRSGGQSQFSAPLQGPPPRSPALRSITDLVTANPQGDHSLPALAKHLNMSTRHLGRLFQEELDTTPARYVENIRFDLARALLDGGHNATEAAALAGFPSYESMRRVFGRKLSLSPTAYQRRFGTARRAEVGR; encoded by the coding sequence ATGACTGTGCCCGTGAGTCAGCGTCTCATCGTCTTCCTCGTCTACGACGGGGTGACCCTGCTCGACGTCGCCGGTCCGGCTGAGGTGTTCAAGGAGGCGAACCGGTACGGCGCCGACTACCGGATCGCGCTGGTGTCGCCGACCGGCGACGGCGTCACGTCCAATCTCGGGTTCGGGATCTCGGTCGACGGCGCCGTCGGCGACCTCGAGCCGGACACCTACCTGGTCCCCGGCTCCGCCCGCTTTCCGCGCACGCCCATGCCCGGTGAGCTGGCCGACGCCGCCAAGGTGCCGGCCGCGAAAGCCCGGCGCATCGCGTCCATCTGTACTGGCGCGTTCATTCTCGCCGCCGCCGGCCTGCTCGCCGGCAAGCGCGCCACCACCCACTGGAAGGTCACCCGCGAGCTCGCCGCGCGCTGTCCCACCTGCCACGTCGAGCCCGACGCCATCTACGTCCGCGACGGCTCGACCTACAGCTCGGCCGGCATCACCGCCGGCATCGACCTCGCCCTTGCCCTGGTCGAGGAGGACCACGGGCCCGACCTCACCCGGGACGTCGCCCGCGGCCTGGTCGTCTACCTCCAGCGGTCCGGCGGCCAGTCCCAGTTCTCCGCACCGCTCCAGGGCCCGCCGCCGCGGTCGCCCGCACTGCGCTCCATCACCGACCTCGTCACCGCCAACCCTCAGGGCGACCATTCGTTGCCGGCACTGGCCAAACACCTCAACATGAGCACTCGTCATCTTGGCCGGCTGTTCCAGGAGGAGCTGGACACCACGCCGGCCCGGTACGTCGAGAACATCCGGTTCGACCTGGCCCGGGCCCTGCTCGACGGGGGCCACAACGCCACCGAGGCCGCCGCCCTGGCCGGCTTTCCCAGTTACGAGAGCATGCGCCGGGTCTTCGGCCGCAAGCTGTCCCTCAGCCCCACCGCCTACCAGCGCCGCTTCGGCACCGCCCGCCGAGCGGAAGTCGGCCGGTGA
- a CDS encoding alpha/beta fold hydrolase, whose protein sequence is MRLDFRIDVDARHAICLASTPELGPHLETWTRGDGGWQPGRMLCRAKHPQMLPMRDGRILVYDSADPVVRVFYGDEPPARLDVPTGFRFLRAPSPDRPGLAIVHTPDTTEVWRFRAEEPALIERVASIPGLVHTVLPLEPDWGLLAADRCDIVGGPREVVAIDLADGSHSTLLAAGSVLITHADTGLVVVEVSGRTGWTRIGSDLRFPAALNPGGEPMRPLAVSPTGDRLLVHRLDGVRSTLGYYDLDEDTVTPLDLPPGVVRTPARWTSDGVSFVFSTPAGPPRIVDLDRLSNQDSPAHVEKLGEIEAIVHGGPDWRDNPRLVLALHGGPFLAWLHEYSPLLHQIAATGTAIVAPNQRGSTGYGSAHTNAIIGDLGGPDLEDVTKIVTDLRRYRDRRGLPPLRLLGESYGGYLALLAAAQVPLDRCAVLAPFLSPRRLHADGGPGVRALLDSIAGSSNRDALEACGDIKAPLLIVHGTEDDVIPVSHSRTLASRLRRLGKDFRYVEIRDHGHEPADDPHAAAEIVAFLTEPPDPESSEGGEHP, encoded by the coding sequence ATGCGCCTGGACTTCCGTATCGACGTGGATGCGCGACATGCCATCTGCCTGGCCAGCACGCCGGAGCTGGGGCCGCATCTGGAGACGTGGACGCGCGGCGACGGCGGCTGGCAGCCGGGTAGGATGCTGTGCCGCGCAAAGCATCCGCAGATGCTGCCCATGCGCGACGGCCGCATTTTGGTGTACGACAGCGCTGATCCGGTCGTGCGAGTCTTCTACGGCGACGAGCCGCCCGCGCGTCTGGACGTGCCGACCGGCTTTCGGTTCCTACGCGCGCCGAGCCCCGACCGCCCTGGCCTGGCCATCGTGCACACCCCGGACACCACGGAAGTCTGGCGATTCCGCGCCGAGGAGCCGGCGCTGATCGAGCGTGTGGCATCGATTCCCGGTCTGGTGCACACGGTTCTGCCGCTGGAACCCGACTGGGGGCTGCTGGCCGCGGATCGGTGCGACATCGTCGGCGGCCCGCGTGAGGTAGTGGCGATCGACCTGGCCGACGGCTCGCATTCAACGCTGCTCGCCGCCGGCAGCGTGCTGATCACTCACGCCGACACGGGGTTGGTGGTGGTCGAGGTGTCCGGTCGGACCGGCTGGACGCGGATCGGCTCCGACTTGCGGTTCCCTGCGGCGCTCAATCCCGGTGGTGAGCCGATGCGGCCGCTGGCGGTCAGCCCAACCGGCGACCGACTTCTGGTGCACCGGCTCGACGGCGTGCGCTCGACACTGGGCTACTACGACTTGGACGAGGACACGGTGACTCCGCTGGACCTGCCGCCCGGCGTTGTCCGGACGCCGGCCCGCTGGACGTCCGACGGCGTGTCCTTCGTATTCTCCACACCGGCCGGCCCACCACGCATCGTCGATCTCGACCGCCTGTCCAATCAGGACTCCCCGGCTCACGTTGAGAAACTCGGCGAGATTGAGGCCATCGTCCACGGCGGCCCCGACTGGCGGGACAATCCGCGCCTGGTGCTGGCCCTGCACGGCGGTCCGTTCCTGGCCTGGCTGCACGAGTATTCACCGCTGCTGCACCAGATCGCCGCCACCGGCACCGCGATCGTCGCCCCGAACCAGCGCGGCAGCACGGGCTACGGCAGCGCCCACACCAACGCGATCATCGGCGACCTGGGCGGCCCTGACCTCGAGGACGTCACCAAGATCGTGACCGACCTCCGGCGTTATCGGGACCGCCGCGGCCTGCCGCCGCTGCGCCTGCTCGGCGAGAGCTACGGCGGTTACCTAGCACTGCTAGCGGCCGCCCAGGTACCACTGGACCGCTGTGCCGTGCTGGCCCCGTTCCTTTCGCCCCGCCGTCTGCACGCCGACGGCGGGCCCGGCGTCCGGGCGCTGCTCGACAGCATCGCCGGCTCGTCGAACCGGGACGCGCTGGAGGCGTGCGGAGACATCAAGGCACCGCTGCTGATCGTGCACGGCACCGAGGACGACGTCATTCCCGTCAGCCATTCCCGGACGCTGGCCAGCCGGCTTCGCCGACTGGGCAAGGACTTCCGCTACGTCGAGATCCGCGACCACGGCCACGAGCCGGCCGACGACCCGCACGCCGCGGCCGAGATCGTCGCCTTCCTCACCGAGCCACCCGATCCCGAGTCAAGCGAGGGAGGTGAACATCCATGA
- the lanL gene encoding class IV lanthionine synthetase LanL, giving the protein MSDLVKLAENRLPADWTVSLSEMWCQLRPNERELRRQGWKLHVSATVASAPQVLARSLDVLLPARCVFKFANAPARVGELNGARFARGSAGKFITVYPTDDDEFRRLAAELDAATTGLAGPMILSDRPYRAGSIVHYRYGAFVGERMLDNDGQVVEIIHAPDGTPEPDRREAWFSPPVWAECPLPEPVPTEDVDGVLLADRFVVRQAIRHANKGGIFEATDRLGGADVVVKQARAHVELARDCLRNEADMLAALADFGVCPAPLAYFEQGGDDFLVEERIQGVTLRGWVAGHERMSWATMTRMAGKLVDLLDRVHSAGIVLRDLSSTNVMVRADDTPVLLDLEVAARQGIVCTTVSGTPGYLAPEQRPGAVLEPAVDLYALGALLMLMITGEDPLLPDGPDRGARMARWLDLIARDDERARRAKPLIAGLLADDQRWGIEEVRAFLAAPEPDALGPDVRRLLRDGTDYLVASMTPDAEDRLWPMSYWGTGSDSLNVHHGAGGVLAVLTSLDVSPDVLRTAADWIEKRLLARTKVLPGLNFGSAGTAWALHDAAKRLGDDGRAARMIDVVKRLPSDWPNPDVTHGVAGAGTSALALWLDSGDEELAEQARRCARTLVDRVDGEPLWRVPESFDSLLAGITDYGFAHGSAGIASFLLAAGTRLDEPAWVRLAEDVGRMLCDAAHVDRFGARWPAGPTSGGRPLEFWCSGAAGIGAFLIRLWQATGDERARTLAELAGQAVWTRRWRLGTSICHGLAGGGELLLDLAEATGDDSFRHQAVDLADAIAARAAEQDGRLLAPDETMIEFGADYAVGVAGWVAFLHRLAHGGPRRWMP; this is encoded by the coding sequence ATGTCCGACCTGGTCAAGCTGGCCGAGAACCGCCTGCCGGCCGACTGGACGGTCTCGCTGTCCGAGATGTGGTGCCAGCTGCGCCCGAACGAGCGCGAGCTGCGCCGGCAGGGCTGGAAGCTGCACGTGTCGGCCACTGTCGCCTCGGCCCCGCAGGTGCTGGCCCGGTCCCTGGACGTGCTGCTGCCGGCGCGCTGCGTGTTCAAGTTCGCCAATGCCCCGGCCCGCGTCGGCGAGCTCAACGGGGCCCGGTTCGCCCGGGGCAGCGCCGGCAAGTTCATCACGGTCTACCCGACCGACGACGACGAGTTCCGCCGGCTGGCGGCCGAACTGGACGCGGCCACGACCGGCCTGGCCGGCCCGATGATCCTGTCCGACCGGCCGTACCGGGCCGGCAGCATCGTGCACTACCGCTACGGCGCGTTCGTCGGCGAGCGCATGCTGGACAACGACGGCCAGGTCGTCGAGATCATCCACGCCCCCGACGGCACGCCGGAGCCGGACCGCCGTGAAGCGTGGTTCAGCCCGCCCGTCTGGGCCGAGTGTCCGCTGCCCGAGCCGGTGCCGACCGAGGACGTCGACGGGGTCCTGCTGGCCGATCGTTTTGTTGTGCGCCAGGCGATTCGGCACGCCAACAAGGGCGGCATCTTCGAGGCCACGGACCGGCTCGGCGGCGCCGACGTGGTCGTCAAGCAGGCCAGGGCGCACGTGGAGCTGGCCCGGGACTGCCTGCGCAACGAGGCCGACATGCTAGCGGCGCTGGCGGACTTCGGTGTCTGCCCGGCCCCGCTGGCCTACTTCGAGCAAGGCGGCGACGACTTCCTTGTGGAGGAAAGGATTCAGGGCGTCACGCTGCGCGGCTGGGTCGCCGGTCACGAGCGGATGTCGTGGGCGACCATGACCCGCATGGCCGGCAAGCTCGTCGACCTGCTCGACCGCGTGCACTCGGCCGGCATCGTGTTGCGGGATCTGTCCTCCACCAACGTGATGGTGCGCGCGGACGACACGCCCGTACTGCTGGACCTTGAAGTTGCCGCGCGGCAAGGCATCGTGTGCACGACGGTCAGCGGCACACCCGGCTATCTGGCCCCGGAACAACGTCCCGGCGCGGTTCTCGAACCGGCCGTCGACCTGTACGCGCTCGGGGCGCTCCTGATGCTGATGATCACGGGCGAGGACCCGCTGCTGCCGGATGGCCCCGATCGGGGCGCGCGCATGGCCCGCTGGCTGGACCTCATCGCCCGTGACGACGAACGCGCGCGGCGAGCCAAGCCGCTGATCGCGGGGCTGCTGGCCGACGACCAACGGTGGGGAATCGAAGAGGTACGGGCGTTTCTCGCTGCGCCGGAGCCGGATGCGCTCGGGCCGGACGTGCGGAGGCTGCTGCGCGACGGCACCGACTATCTCGTCGCGTCGATGACGCCGGACGCCGAGGACCGGCTGTGGCCGATGAGCTACTGGGGCACCGGCAGCGACAGCCTGAACGTGCATCACGGCGCCGGCGGCGTGCTTGCCGTGCTGACCTCGCTCGACGTCTCCCCCGACGTCCTGCGCACAGCTGCCGACTGGATCGAGAAACGGCTGCTGGCTCGGACAAAGGTGCTGCCCGGCTTGAACTTCGGCTCCGCCGGCACGGCCTGGGCGCTGCACGACGCGGCCAAGCGGCTCGGCGATGACGGCCGGGCCGCGCGCATGATCGACGTGGTCAAGCGGCTGCCGTCGGACTGGCCGAATCCCGATGTCACGCATGGCGTCGCCGGTGCCGGCACCAGCGCTTTGGCGCTGTGGCTGGACTCTGGCGACGAAGAACTCGCCGAGCAGGCCCGTCGCTGCGCTCGAACCCTCGTGGATCGGGTCGACGGCGAGCCGTTGTGGCGCGTGCCCGAATCCTTCGACTCCCTGCTCGCCGGCATCACCGATTACGGCTTTGCGCACGGTTCCGCCGGCATCGCCTCTTTCCTCCTGGCCGCCGGCACCCGGCTCGACGAGCCGGCGTGGGTGCGGTTGGCCGAGGACGTCGGCCGCATGCTGTGCGACGCCGCGCATGTCGACCGTTTCGGCGCGCGCTGGCCCGCCGGACCGACCTCGGGCGGGCGGCCACTGGAATTCTGGTGCAGCGGGGCCGCCGGTATCGGCGCGTTCCTGATCCGGCTCTGGCAGGCCACCGGCGACGAACGCGCTCGCACGCTGGCCGAGCTGGCCGGGCAGGCGGTATGGACGCGCCGCTGGCGGCTTGGCACATCGATCTGCCACGGCCTGGCTGGCGGCGGCGAATTGCTGCTCGACCTCGCCGAGGCCACCGGCGACGACTCCTTTCGCCACCAGGCGGTTGACCTGGCCGACGCGATCGCCGCCCGTGCGGCCGAGCAGGACGGCCGGCTGCTCGCCCCAGACGAGACGATGATCGAATTCGGGGCCGACTACGCGGTCGGTGTGGCCGGCTGGGTCGCGTTCCTGCATCGGCTGGCCCACGGCGGTCCTCGGCGGTGGATGCCTTGA
- a CDS encoding CGNR zinc finger domain-containing protein: MKVTLGPARAGAECLSSDLLVGFVNSRPHHKQPAELLADGPAVAEWFEAAGAGSTPGATDADAATARELRDALLSILRAHVGCDEGAAMVPAAEAHLQRAASRFPVTTIVTSEGCELHPTGTGIDRSFSYLLSAVADLASRGAWARVKVCKNDTCYTAFFDKTRNSSALYCSTACSGQMATRAYRERKKECAI; the protein is encoded by the coding sequence GTGAAGGTGACGTTGGGCCCGGCGAGGGCCGGGGCGGAGTGCCTCAGCTCGGACCTGCTGGTGGGGTTCGTCAACTCGCGGCCGCACCACAAGCAGCCCGCGGAACTGCTGGCCGACGGGCCCGCGGTGGCGGAATGGTTCGAGGCGGCCGGGGCGGGCTCAACACCCGGTGCCACGGACGCCGACGCGGCCACGGCCCGCGAGCTGCGGGATGCCCTGCTGAGCATCCTGCGCGCGCACGTCGGCTGCGATGAGGGCGCGGCCATGGTGCCGGCGGCTGAGGCGCACCTCCAGCGCGCCGCTTCGCGCTTCCCGGTCACCACCATCGTGACCTCCGAGGGCTGCGAGCTGCACCCCACCGGCACCGGCATCGACCGGTCGTTCTCCTACCTGCTCAGCGCCGTCGCCGACCTCGCCTCGCGAGGCGCGTGGGCCCGCGTGAAGGTGTGCAAGAACGACACCTGCTACACCGCGTTCTTCGACAAGACCCGCAACTCCTCGGCGCTGTACTGCAGCACCGCGTGCAGCGGCCAGATGGCCACCCGCGCCTACCGCGAACGCAAGAAGGAATGCGCCATCTAG